In a genomic window of Saccharothrix sp. HUAS TT1:
- a CDS encoding ABC transporter permease, whose protein sequence is MSSENGVHTDPAAISDLTDAARAEQSSVAPDGSKVGYRASRTLPVRVELVRQLRRRRTQLVLGFLVLLPFILVVAFELGQASPNRRSGGFVDLATASGVNFVILTLFVSGSFLLPMIVALFFGDTIASEASWSSLKYLLAAPIPRHRLLRRKAVASGLMSVFALALLPAVALGVGVIWYGAGEAVSPTGEAASFGSGVYGVALAIVYISIHLFWVAGLALYLSVSTDAPLGAVGGAVLASIVSQILDQITALEDLRNYLPTHYALAWADLLSSDVDWSQMAKGTFSALAFGAFFTLLAARKFARKDITS, encoded by the coding sequence ATGAGCAGCGAGAACGGTGTGCACACCGACCCGGCCGCGATCTCCGACCTGACCGACGCGGCGCGGGCCGAGCAGTCGTCGGTCGCGCCGGACGGGTCGAAGGTCGGGTACCGGGCGTCGCGGACGCTGCCGGTGCGGGTCGAGCTGGTGCGGCAGTTGCGCCGGCGGCGGACGCAGTTGGTGCTGGGTTTCCTGGTGCTGCTGCCGTTCATCCTGGTGGTGGCGTTCGAGCTGGGCCAGGCGTCGCCGAACCGGCGGTCCGGCGGGTTCGTCGACCTGGCCACGGCCAGCGGCGTGAACTTCGTGATCCTGACGCTGTTCGTCAGCGGCAGCTTCCTGCTGCCGATGATCGTGGCGCTGTTCTTCGGCGACACGATCGCGAGCGAGGCGTCCTGGTCGTCGTTGAAGTACCTGCTGGCCGCGCCCATCCCCCGGCACCGGCTGCTGCGCCGCAAGGCGGTGGCGTCCGGGCTGATGTCGGTGTTCGCGCTGGCGCTGCTGCCCGCGGTGGCGCTCGGCGTCGGCGTGATCTGGTACGGGGCCGGTGAGGCGGTCTCGCCGACCGGTGAGGCCGCGTCCTTCGGGTCGGGCGTCTACGGCGTCGCGCTGGCGATCGTCTACATCTCGATCCACCTGTTCTGGGTGGCCGGGTTGGCGCTGTACCTGTCGGTGTCGACGGACGCGCCGCTCGGTGCGGTCGGCGGCGCGGTGCTGGCGTCGATCGTGTCGCAGATCCTCGACCAGATCACCGCGCTGGAGGACCTGCGGAACTACCTGCCGACGCACTACGCGCTGGCGTGGGCCGACCTGCTGTCGTCCGACGTCGACTGGTCGCAGATGGCGAAGGGCACGTTCTCCGCGCTGGCGTTCGGCGCGTTCTTCACCCTGCTGGCGGCGCGGAAGTTCGCGCGCAAGGACATCACCAGCTGA
- a CDS encoding TerC family protein, with protein sequence MSVPTWLWFATIAGLVVLLAIDLFIVDRKPHEVTIGEAARWVTFYVGVAVLFGIGIWYWSGGVYAGEFFAGYITEYSLSVDNLFIFLIIMTTFKVPAIHQHKVLLIGILMALVMRGIFIAVGAAVIAEFSWVFYLFGAFLIYTGYKLARTDHNEEEEEYKENVALRLVRKVYPVADRYHGARSFVKIDGKRFVTPMFIVIVAIGTTDLLFALDSIPAIFGLTKEPFLVFTANAFALMGLRQLYFLLGGLLNKLVYLSIGLSVILGFIGVKLILEALHTNSLPFLNGGEPLHVPTIGIELSLSVIVGVLVITTIASLVKVKRHPEAVKQVPAPSDQV encoded by the coding sequence ATGTCCGTACCCACGTGGCTGTGGTTCGCCACGATCGCCGGCCTGGTGGTCCTCCTGGCCATCGACCTCTTCATCGTCGACCGCAAACCGCACGAGGTCACCATCGGTGAAGCCGCCCGGTGGGTGACCTTCTACGTGGGTGTCGCGGTCCTGTTCGGCATCGGCATCTGGTACTGGTCGGGTGGTGTCTACGCGGGCGAGTTCTTCGCCGGGTACATCACCGAGTACTCGCTGAGCGTCGACAACCTGTTCATCTTCCTGATCATCATGACCACCTTCAAGGTGCCGGCGATCCACCAGCACAAGGTGCTGCTGATCGGCATCCTGATGGCGCTGGTCATGCGCGGCATCTTCATCGCGGTCGGCGCGGCGGTGATCGCGGAGTTCAGCTGGGTCTTCTACCTCTTCGGCGCGTTCCTCATCTACACCGGCTACAAGCTGGCGCGGACCGACCACAACGAGGAGGAAGAGGAGTACAAGGAGAACGTCGCGCTGCGGCTGGTCCGCAAGGTCTACCCGGTGGCCGACCGCTACCACGGCGCCAGGTCGTTCGTGAAGATCGACGGCAAGCGGTTCGTCACGCCGATGTTCATCGTCATCGTCGCGATCGGCACCACCGACCTGCTGTTCGCCCTGGACTCCATCCCGGCGATCTTCGGCCTGACCAAGGAGCCGTTCCTGGTCTTCACCGCGAACGCGTTCGCGCTGATGGGCCTGCGGCAGCTGTACTTCCTGCTCGGCGGTCTGCTGAACAAGCTGGTGTACCTGTCGATCGGCCTCTCGGTGATCCTGGGCTTCATCGGCGTGAAGCTGATCCTGGAGGCGCTGCACACCAACTCGCTGCCGTTCCTCAACGGCGGTGAGCCGCTGCACGTGCCGACGATCGGCATCGAGTTGTCGCTCTCCGTGATCGTGGGCGTGCTGGTCATCACCACCATCGCCAGCCTGGTGAAGGTGAAGCGGCACCCGGAAGCGGTGAAGCAGGTCCCCGCTCCCAGTGACCAAGTGTGA
- a CDS encoding alpha/beta fold hydrolase: MASLNRLRGRWSLPALVVLVALLGAIVVFTRQGDDPVPVGTREAVIDVPESPGSERTVQIDTTLYLPERTPAPAVLLPHGFGGSKASVAAQATELAQRGFVVLAYSARGFGRSTGQIALNSLDHEVRDAQKLLDWLATREEVVTDGGGDPRVGVTGGSYGGALALSLAGVDPRVDTIAPVITYNDLAQALLPNSARAGDVPGATPAAGAFADDGVFKRSWAGIFFSAGLSGADATNPGQEASEPGQDDDDQGLDNAAAAATAPPQQGDPRPAGPVTGACGRFQADVCAAYTEVATTGKAGPQTLEVLRRASPSAVTNKITQPTMLVQGEQDTLFGLDQADANARQIAANGAKVKVVWYAGGHDGGSPGPELRGQIADWLAFHLEGEGADPGTGFEYTVVGAFRSSGTPSLRTVVAPAYPGLNGGAATERRDVPLSGREQVVVNPAGGNPAAVSSLPGLGSVVSRSSSLSSRLSIDMPGQAAVFQSEPQTAQTLLTGASTVRLRVAAVPGQPVPAEGAVLFVKLYDADANGVRTLPGSAVAPVRVADLPADGTPVDVTVTLPGAVRPVEAEHRLQLVVSTTDMAYSNAAEPAAYRISLASPALSVPVVPGVNATSDVPTGALWGIGIVLIVCVIAAVVAWFRRRLVADVDPELESVPLVIEGLSKSYPGGFVAVKDLSFRVEHGQVLGLLGPNGAGKTTTLRMLMGLIQPSEGGIRVFGHRVTPGAPVLSRIGSFVEGSGFLPHLSGAENLRLYWAATGRPPEQAHVEEALEIAGLGNAVHRRVRTYSQGMRQRLAIAQAMLGLPDLLVLDEPANGLDPPQIHQMREVLRRYAAAGRTVLVSSHLLAEVEQTCTHVVVMHKGSLVAAGPVDEIATGGGEASFRVDRPEEAAAVLRGLAGVHDVHVDGEQVHASLNGTPRASALQALVAAGVAVDQAGPRRRLEDAFLELVGE; the protein is encoded by the coding sequence GTGGCCTCCCTCAACCGCCTCCGCGGCAGGTGGTCGCTCCCCGCGCTCGTCGTGCTGGTCGCCCTGTTGGGCGCCATCGTGGTCTTCACGCGCCAGGGAGACGACCCCGTCCCGGTGGGCACCCGCGAAGCGGTGATCGACGTCCCGGAAAGCCCGGGCAGCGAGCGCACCGTGCAGATCGACACCACCCTGTACCTGCCCGAGCGCACCCCCGCGCCCGCCGTCCTGCTGCCGCACGGCTTCGGCGGCAGCAAGGCGAGCGTCGCGGCCCAGGCCACCGAGCTGGCCCAGCGCGGGTTCGTCGTGCTGGCCTACTCGGCGCGCGGCTTCGGCCGCAGCACCGGGCAGATCGCGCTCAACTCGCTCGACCACGAGGTTCGCGACGCGCAGAAGCTGCTCGACTGGCTGGCCACCCGCGAGGAGGTCGTCACCGACGGCGGCGGCGACCCGAGGGTCGGGGTGACCGGCGGCTCGTACGGCGGCGCGCTGGCGCTGTCGCTGGCGGGCGTCGACCCGCGGGTGGACACCATCGCCCCGGTCATCACCTACAACGACCTGGCCCAGGCGCTGCTGCCGAACTCGGCGCGCGCCGGCGACGTGCCGGGCGCCACCCCGGCGGCGGGCGCGTTCGCCGACGACGGCGTGTTCAAGCGGTCGTGGGCGGGCATCTTCTTCTCCGCCGGCCTGTCCGGCGCGGACGCCACGAACCCCGGCCAGGAGGCGAGCGAACCCGGTCAGGACGACGACGACCAGGGCCTGGACAACGCCGCCGCCGCGGCCACCGCGCCGCCGCAGCAGGGCGACCCCCGGCCTGCCGGACCGGTGACCGGCGCGTGCGGCCGCTTCCAGGCCGACGTGTGCGCCGCGTACACCGAGGTCGCGACCACCGGCAAGGCCGGGCCGCAGACGCTGGAGGTGCTGCGCCGCGCCTCGCCGTCCGCCGTGACGAACAAGATCACCCAGCCGACGATGCTGGTCCAGGGCGAGCAGGACACCCTGTTCGGCCTCGACCAGGCCGACGCCAACGCCCGCCAGATCGCCGCGAACGGCGCGAAGGTCAAGGTCGTCTGGTACGCGGGCGGCCACGACGGCGGCTCGCCCGGCCCCGAGCTGCGCGGGCAGATCGCCGACTGGCTGGCGTTCCACCTGGAGGGCGAGGGCGCCGACCCCGGCACCGGCTTCGAGTACACCGTCGTCGGCGCGTTCCGCAGCAGCGGCACGCCGTCGCTGCGGACCGTCGTCGCCCCGGCCTACCCCGGCCTGAACGGCGGGGCGGCCACCGAGCGCCGCGACGTGCCGCTGTCGGGCCGCGAGCAGGTGGTGGTGAACCCGGCCGGCGGCAACCCGGCGGCGGTGTCCAGCCTGCCCGGCCTCGGCTCGGTCGTGTCGCGGTCCAGCTCGCTGTCCTCGCGGCTGTCGATCGACATGCCCGGCCAGGCGGCGGTGTTCCAGAGCGAGCCGCAGACCGCGCAGACCCTGCTGACCGGCGCGTCCACCGTGCGGCTGCGGGTGGCCGCGGTGCCCGGCCAGCCGGTGCCCGCCGAGGGCGCGGTGCTGTTCGTGAAGCTGTACGACGCGGACGCGAACGGCGTGCGCACGCTGCCCGGCTCGGCCGTCGCGCCGGTGCGGGTGGCGGACCTGCCCGCCGACGGCACGCCGGTCGACGTCACCGTGACGCTGCCCGGCGCGGTGCGCCCGGTGGAGGCCGAGCACCGGCTGCAGCTGGTCGTGTCGACCACCGACATGGCCTACTCGAACGCCGCCGAGCCCGCCGCGTACCGGATCTCGCTGGCCTCGCCCGCGCTGTCGGTGCCGGTGGTGCCGGGCGTGAACGCGACCAGCGACGTGCCGACCGGCGCGCTGTGGGGCATCGGCATCGTGCTGATCGTCTGCGTGATCGCGGCCGTGGTGGCGTGGTTCCGGCGCAGGCTGGTCGCGGACGTCGACCCGGAGCTGGAGTCGGTGCCGCTGGTGATCGAGGGCCTGAGCAAGTCCTACCCCGGCGGGTTCGTCGCGGTGAAGGACCTGTCGTTCCGGGTGGAGCACGGCCAGGTGCTCGGCCTGCTCGGGCCCAACGGCGCGGGCAAGACCACCACGCTGCGGATGCTGATGGGCCTGATCCAGCCGAGCGAGGGCGGGATCAGGGTGTTCGGCCACCGGGTGACCCCCGGCGCGCCGGTGCTGTCGCGGATCGGGTCGTTCGTGGAGGGCTCCGGCTTCCTGCCGCACCTGTCCGGCGCGGAGAACCTGCGGCTGTACTGGGCGGCCACCGGCCGCCCGCCGGAGCAGGCGCACGTCGAGGAGGCGCTGGAGATCGCCGGGCTGGGCAACGCCGTGCACCGGCGGGTGCGCACCTACAGCCAGGGCATGCGGCAGCGGCTGGCGATCGCCCAGGCCATGCTCGGCCTGCCGGACCTGCTGGTGCTCGACGAGCCCGCCAACGGGCTCGACCCGCCCCAGATCCACCAGATGCGCGAGGTGCTGCGCCGGTACGCGGCGGCCGGGCGCACCGTGCTGGTGTCGTCCCACCTGCTCGCCGAGGTCGAGCAGACGTGCACGCACGTCGTCGTGATGCACAAGGGCTCGCTGGTCGCGGCCGGTCCGGTGGACGAGATCGCGACCGGCGGCGGCGAGGCGAGCTTCCGGGTCGACCGGCCGGAGGAGGCGGCCGCCGTGCTGCGCGGCCTGGCCGGCGTGCACGACGTGCACGTGGACGGCGAGCAGGTGCACGCGAGCCTCAACGGCACGCCGCGCGCGTCGGCGTTGCAGGCCCTCGTGGCCGCGGGTGTGGCGGTGGACCAGGCCGGTCCCCGCCGTCGGCTGGAAGACGCGTTCCTGGAGTTGGTGGGCGAATGA
- the uvrB gene encoding excinuclease ABC subunit UvrB — protein MAFPTEIPVKAHSSHRPVGDIPRTDGQFRVVSDYQPAGDQPAAIADLERRVRAGEKDVVLLGATGTGKSATTAWLVEKVQRPTLVMAPNKTLAAQLANELKGFFPDNAVEYFVSYYDYYQPEAYIPQTDTYIEKDSSINEDVERLRHSATMSLLTRRDVIVVASVSCIYGLGTPQSYLDRSIKLEVGVEVERDLLLRALVDIQYTRNDIAFNRGTFRVRGDTVEIIPAYEELALRVEFFGDEIDKLYYLHPLTGDVVKEVQELRIFPATHYVAGPERMEKAIRNIEVELAERLAVLERQGKLLEAQRLRMRTSYDIEMMRQVGFCNGIENYSRHIDDRGPGTAPATLIDYFPDDFLLVVDESHVTVPQIGGMYEGDASRKRNLVEHGFRLPSALDNRPLTWEEFADRIGQTVYLSATPGPYEMGQTGGEFVEQVIRPTGLVDPEVVVKPTEGQIDDLVHEIRVRAERDERVLVTTLTKKMAEDLTDYLLELGIRVRYLHSEVDTLRRVELLRQLRLGEYDVLIGINLLREGLDLPEVSLVAILDADKEGFLRSGTSLIQTIGRAARNVSGQVHMYADRITDSMRHAIEETNRRRAKQVAYNEERGLDPQPLRKKITDILEQVYAEAEDAIAPGGSGRNTSRGKKPTGDPGANGRAASGVLTDRDTGTMARSELADLVQQLTDQMMNAARELQFELAARLRDEIQDLKKELRGMDAAGVK, from the coding sequence GTGGCTTTCCCTACCGAGATCCCGGTCAAGGCGCACTCGTCGCACCGCCCCGTCGGTGACATCCCCCGCACCGACGGGCAGTTCCGCGTGGTCAGCGACTACCAGCCGGCGGGCGACCAGCCGGCGGCGATCGCGGACCTCGAACGGCGCGTCCGCGCCGGGGAGAAGGACGTGGTGCTGCTCGGCGCCACCGGCACGGGCAAGTCGGCCACCACCGCGTGGCTGGTGGAGAAGGTCCAGCGGCCCACGCTGGTGATGGCGCCGAACAAGACGCTGGCCGCGCAGCTCGCGAACGAGCTGAAAGGGTTCTTCCCGGACAACGCGGTGGAGTACTTCGTCAGCTACTACGACTACTACCAGCCCGAGGCGTACATCCCGCAGACCGACACCTACATCGAGAAGGACTCCTCGATCAACGAGGACGTGGAGCGGCTGCGCCACTCGGCCACGATGAGCCTGCTCACCCGGCGCGACGTGATCGTGGTGGCGTCCGTGTCGTGCATCTACGGCCTCGGCACGCCGCAGTCCTACCTCGACCGGTCGATCAAGCTGGAGGTCGGCGTCGAGGTCGAGCGCGACCTGCTGCTGCGCGCCCTGGTCGACATCCAGTACACCCGCAACGACATCGCGTTCAACCGCGGCACGTTCCGGGTCCGCGGCGACACGGTGGAGATCATCCCGGCGTACGAGGAGCTGGCGCTGCGGGTCGAGTTCTTCGGCGACGAGATCGACAAGCTGTACTACCTGCACCCCCTGACCGGCGACGTGGTCAAGGAGGTGCAGGAGCTGCGCATCTTCCCGGCCACCCACTACGTGGCGGGTCCGGAGCGGATGGAGAAGGCGATCCGCAACATCGAGGTCGAGCTGGCCGAGCGGCTGGCCGTGCTGGAGCGGCAGGGCAAGCTGCTGGAGGCGCAGCGGCTGCGGATGCGCACCTCGTACGACATCGAGATGATGCGCCAGGTCGGCTTCTGCAACGGCATCGAGAACTACTCGCGCCACATCGACGACCGCGGTCCCGGCACCGCGCCCGCGACCCTCATCGACTACTTCCCGGACGACTTCCTGCTGGTCGTGGACGAGTCGCACGTGACGGTGCCGCAGATCGGCGGCATGTACGAGGGCGACGCCTCGCGCAAGCGCAACCTGGTCGAGCACGGCTTCCGGCTGCCGAGCGCGCTGGACAACCGCCCGCTGACCTGGGAGGAGTTCGCCGACCGGATCGGCCAGACCGTCTACCTGTCCGCCACGCCCGGCCCGTACGAGATGGGCCAGACCGGCGGCGAGTTCGTGGAGCAGGTCATCCGGCCGACCGGCCTGGTCGACCCGGAGGTCGTGGTCAAGCCGACCGAGGGCCAGATCGACGACCTGGTGCACGAGATCAGGGTGCGGGCCGAGCGGGACGAGCGGGTCCTGGTCACCACGCTGACCAAGAAGATGGCCGAGGACCTGACCGACTACCTGCTCGAACTCGGCATCCGGGTCCGCTACCTGCACTCCGAGGTCGACACGCTGCGCCGGGTCGAGCTGCTGCGCCAGCTGCGGTTGGGCGAGTACGACGTGCTGATCGGCATCAACCTGCTGCGCGAGGGCCTCGACCTGCCCGAGGTGTCGCTGGTGGCGATCCTCGACGCGGACAAGGAGGGCTTCCTGCGCTCGGGCACGAGCCTGATCCAGACCATCGGCCGCGCGGCCCGCAACGTGTCCGGCCAGGTGCACATGTACGCCGACCGGATCACCGACTCGATGCGGCACGCGATCGAGGAGACCAACCGCAGGCGGGCCAAGCAGGTCGCCTACAACGAGGAGCGGGGGCTGGACCCGCAGCCGCTGCGCAAGAAGATCACCGACATCCTGGAGCAGGTCTACGCCGAGGCCGAGGACGCCATCGCGCCCGGCGGCTCCGGCCGCAACACCTCGCGCGGCAAGAAGCCGACCGGCGACCCGGGCGCGAACGGCCGCGCCGCCTCCGGCGTCCTGACCGACCGCGACACCGGCACGATGGCGCGGTCCGAGCTGGCCGACCTGGTGCAGCAGCTGACCGACCAGATGATGAACGCGGCCCGCGAGCTGCAGTTCGAGCTGGCCGCCCGGCTGCGCGACGAGATCCAGGACCTGAAGAAGGAGCTGCGCGGCATGGACGCCGCCGGCGTCAAGTAG